A section of the Planctomycetota bacterium genome encodes:
- a CDS encoding ABC transporter ATP-binding protein has translation MSRRKKKSKLGQFWKTVRFLKPYRGLIVVSVICAFLAAGTLTGGLAAALPVMKIMIEGRDVQEWIAESVVSLRTDSPVPTLLIDTIEAAGGLIPTDPVWAVAAIIGVVLGMTVLGNVFRFFHEFFIEKTAVGATNDLRKELYGRTLRLPLDYFGRIGTSDVTSRLTTDALNVQMGHQVLLGRGIQEPLNAMWAFAFALFIDWRLTLFIVFFAPFMVLLLRKLGKKVRRAARAALTENAEMLGQIEASLDGIKVVKSTAAESFEGRRYGRIMDRLQHQQIRTALYEAFVTPLMETFAVLAVGLVAVVAAYFVTKQQSLTPSEFILILACLGAVGEAMRKLSKLNTSLQKANAGAGRIMELVDLRTEVEGKHAGGKSWSADSFEHIAFENLTYTYPGANEPAVRDVSIDVARGQSVAIVGRNGSGKTTLLGLLPRFFDPDTGQVTIDGTDVRDLDLEDLRNAIGIVTQEGALFPGTIAENIAYGLDDVPMEAVQDAARRAYADEFIRQKPDGYDTMITGLGGQLSGGQRQRLNIARAILRDTPILILDEATSQVDAESEHLIQKALTELMADRTTFVIAHRFSTILSADVIVVIDEGRIVGTGTHDELLADCPTYRQLYERQLTAA, from the coding sequence ATGAGCCGCCGCAAGAAGAAATCCAAGCTCGGTCAATTCTGGAAGACCGTGCGGTTTCTCAAGCCGTATCGCGGCCTCATCGTCGTCAGCGTGATCTGCGCCTTCCTCGCGGCGGGTACCCTCACCGGGGGGCTCGCGGCTGCCCTGCCGGTCATGAAGATCATGATCGAGGGTCGCGACGTGCAGGAGTGGATCGCCGAGTCGGTCGTTTCACTGCGGACCGACTCGCCGGTACCGACGTTGCTGATCGACACCATCGAGGCCGCCGGCGGATTGATCCCGACCGACCCCGTCTGGGCCGTCGCGGCGATCATCGGCGTCGTACTCGGCATGACCGTGCTCGGCAACGTCTTCCGCTTCTTCCACGAGTTCTTCATCGAGAAGACCGCCGTCGGTGCGACCAACGACCTTCGCAAGGAACTCTACGGCCGCACGCTCCGCTTGCCGCTGGACTACTTCGGACGCATCGGCACTTCCGATGTCACAAGCCGACTGACCACGGACGCGCTGAACGTGCAGATGGGTCATCAGGTTCTGCTGGGACGCGGCATTCAGGAACCACTCAACGCCATGTGGGCGTTCGCGTTTGCGTTGTTCATCGACTGGCGGCTCACGCTCTTCATCGTGTTCTTCGCCCCGTTCATGGTGCTGCTCCTGCGCAAGCTCGGTAAGAAAGTCCGCCGCGCCGCACGGGCCGCACTGACGGAGAACGCCGAGATGCTCGGGCAGATCGAGGCATCGCTCGACGGCATCAAGGTCGTGAAGTCCACCGCGGCCGAGAGCTTCGAGGGTCGCCGCTACGGACGGATCATGGACCGCCTCCAGCATCAACAGATCCGCACCGCGCTGTACGAGGCGTTCGTCACGCCGCTGATGGAGACATTCGCCGTTCTCGCCGTCGGACTCGTCGCGGTGGTCGCGGCGTACTTCGTCACCAAGCAGCAGTCGCTCACGCCCAGCGAGTTCATCCTGATCCTCGCGTGCCTCGGCGCGGTCGGCGAAGCGATGCGCAAGCTCTCGAAACTCAACACGTCGCTGCAAAAAGCCAACGCCGGCGCGGGGCGCATCATGGAGCTTGTCGACCTGCGGACCGAAGTCGAAGGCAAGCACGCTGGTGGCAAGTCATGGTCGGCCGACTCGTTTGAGCACATCGCTTTCGAGAATTTGACCTACACCTACCCCGGCGCGAACGAGCCGGCCGTGCGGGACGTGTCGATCGACGTCGCCCGCGGACAATCGGTCGCCATCGTCGGCCGCAACGGCAGCGGCAAAACGACGCTGCTCGGCCTGCTGCCACGCTTCTTCGACCCCGACACCGGCCAGGTCACTATCGACGGGACAGACGTCCGCGATCTCGACCTCGAAGACCTACGCAACGCCATCGGTATCGTCACGCAGGAGGGCGCGCTCTTCCCAGGCACGATCGCGGAAAACATCGCCTATGGGCTGGATGACGTTCCGATGGAAGCCGTCCAGGACGCCGCCCGACGGGCATATGCGGACGAGTTCATTCGGCAAAAGCCCGACGGTTACGACACGATGATCACCGGCCTCGGCGGCCAGCTCTCCGGCGGGCAACGCCAACGCCTCAACATCGCCCGTGCCATCCTCCGCGACACGCCCATCCTCATCCTCGACGAAGCCACAAGCCAGGTCGACGCCGAGAGCGAACACCTGATCCAGAAAGCGCTGACCGAACTGATGGCCGACCGCACGACGTTCGTCATCGCACACCGCTTCAGCACGATCCTCAGTGCGGACGTGATCGTCGTGATCGACGAAGGCCGCATCGTCGGCACCGGCACCCACGATGAGCTCCTCGCCGACTGCCCGACCTACCGCCAGCTCTACGAACGCCAACTCACCGCGGCTTGA
- a CDS encoding sigma-70 family RNA polymerase sigma factor, producing MDRRTLTPDDAELLRQGAAGDRDALDRLVRRHVAVIHAAALRRSVPGVPASDVTQAALLVLLKRLGSARRSAERDGTLVPWLLATVRNVTANAAKRQRRRDYHETAACRDDLAGGDPSDVLAWREVAEVLDAAILALPRQDRSAITLKFFDRCSTAEIASRLDITESAARKRVSRAVGRLRDRIDRRSVGVEHATLVGLLTTHAVSASPPAVSLTAAGASTAAVSIAQGTLTMIKLKLTAAVVAGATLAAGTATVVAFQRTRLPEKPAVAAVDTVASKEFSLPDMGAALPDEAPDRFLSLGLYGDFEMSSHSRGADRETLHANMDAIGPQLMAEFRNDGQRAKLMARGTKLYFLPQGGQIESSDAFWEVLQRRQTMLRSEPSGGFHEVPLPTGTEQLVLYRTYTGEFGTIRLTADAEAEPRRVTGVVRRLGAGDALAGAMRKERDRVEAIRAAALEIYVEQIENQRWHGSLFEVRESLDGLTLPSEAFYHIPTIRELGRLPGDLPIVFESDRMPAEGGVWVGYLDGHAQRFEDPAELRRELVKLNREWD from the coding sequence GTGGATCGCCGCACACTGACGCCCGACGACGCCGAGCTGCTTCGACAAGGAGCAGCCGGCGATCGTGATGCGCTGGACCGGCTGGTTCGACGTCACGTCGCCGTGATCCACGCGGCCGCGCTGCGGCGGTCGGTACCCGGTGTGCCGGCGTCAGACGTAACGCAGGCGGCGTTGCTCGTCCTGCTCAAGCGTCTTGGCTCAGCACGGCGGTCCGCCGAGCGCGACGGGACGCTCGTGCCCTGGCTACTCGCCACGGTGCGAAACGTCACGGCCAACGCGGCCAAACGTCAACGTCGGCGCGACTACCACGAAACCGCCGCCTGCCGCGATGATCTGGCCGGCGGTGACCCGTCGGACGTGCTTGCTTGGCGTGAGGTCGCCGAGGTGCTTGATGCGGCCATCCTCGCTTTGCCGCGGCAAGACCGCAGCGCGATCACACTGAAGTTTTTCGACCGCTGCTCGACGGCGGAGATCGCCAGCCGGCTGGATATCACCGAGTCCGCCGCACGCAAGCGTGTCAGCCGCGCCGTCGGTCGGCTGCGTGATCGCATCGACCGTCGAAGCGTGGGCGTCGAACACGCCACGCTCGTCGGTTTGCTCACCACCCATGCCGTGTCGGCCTCGCCGCCGGCCGTTTCTCTCACCGCCGCCGGCGCATCGACCGCCGCCGTCTCAATCGCACAAGGAACCCTGACCATGATCAAGCTCAAACTCACCGCCGCCGTTGTCGCCGGTGCCACACTCGCCGCCGGGACTGCGACGGTCGTTGCTTTTCAACGGACACGCTTGCCCGAGAAGCCGGCCGTGGCGGCGGTGGACACGGTCGCTTCCAAAGAGTTCTCACTTCCGGACATGGGCGCCGCGCTGCCCGACGAAGCACCGGACCGGTTCCTCTCGCTCGGTCTGTACGGCGATTTCGAAATGTCGTCACACAGCCGCGGCGCTGACCGCGAGACGCTGCACGCCAACATGGACGCGATCGGCCCGCAGCTGATGGCCGAGTTCCGCAATGACGGACAACGCGCGAAGCTGATGGCTCGCGGGACGAAGCTCTACTTCTTGCCGCAAGGCGGGCAGATCGAGTCGTCCGATGCCTTCTGGGAAGTTCTACAGCGACGTCAGACAATGTTGCGTAGCGAACCCAGCGGCGGGTTTCACGAGGTGCCACTGCCGACCGGGACTGAGCAACTGGTTTTGTACAGGACGTACACGGGTGAGTTCGGGACGATTCGGCTGACCGCTGACGCCGAGGCTGAACCGCGGCGGGTGACCGGCGTCGTCCGTCGGCTCGGGGCGGGAGATGCGTTGGCCGGGGCCATGAGGAAGGAACGAGACCGCGTTGAGGCGATTCGTGCCGCGGCGCTCGAAATTTACGTCGAGCAAATTGAGAATCAGCGATGGCATGGCAGCCTGTTTGAAGTCCGGGAATCACTGGATGGACTCACGCTACCGAGCGAAGCGTTCTATCACATCCCGACGATCCGCGAACTGGGGCGTTTACCCGGCGACTTGCCGATCGTGTTCGAGTCGGACCGGATGCCTGCCGAGGGCGGCGTGTGGGTCGGCTACCTCGACGGCCATGCCCAACGCTTTGAAGACCCTGCTGAACTTCGCCGCGAGCTTGTCAAACTCAACCGCGAATGGGACTGA
- a CDS encoding sigma-70 family RNA polymerase sigma factor — translation MNAPLAIADDAELLRRHRRGDGAALGQLIEQRVGVVYAAACRRVGCRDTAADVTQAAWLVLIRRDRAALGAAERDGTLVPWLLAVVRNVAANAAKRDRHRRHHEQEGGMRQADAVASADPTDVIHWQDLAGRLDDALLSLGRADRTALTLRYFENRPVADIAHCLRLKPNAARQRLHRALGRLRDVLERRGVALSTTTLGSLLTAHVATAAPTTVIAQAATIAAAGSTAHTVASTSAVALSKGTFAMLNAKLLVVSAAGIAGVAAFTGTVIATQDPVPAVAAVEPLPAEPNTDRYSVMNNPAVVVATVPRAGDTAVDPTLDEIRVTFSKPMVSDSYSFAQVSDDSFPETTGKPRYIAQDQTFVLPVKLEPNTSYVLRLNYPPFNAFTDETKIKAEPYLLIFETAGE, via the coding sequence ATGAACGCGCCGCTGGCGATTGCCGATGATGCCGAGTTGCTCCGCCGCCATCGGCGGGGCGACGGGGCCGCACTCGGTCAGTTGATCGAGCAACGGGTCGGCGTGGTTTATGCCGCCGCCTGTCGTCGTGTCGGTTGTCGGGACACCGCCGCGGATGTCACGCAGGCGGCCTGGCTCGTGCTGATCCGCCGGGATCGTGCCGCGCTGGGTGCCGCCGAGCGGGACGGGACGTTGGTGCCCTGGCTGCTGGCGGTGGTCCGAAACGTCGCGGCAAACGCGGCCAAACGGGATCGCCATCGGCGACACCATGAACAGGAGGGTGGCATGCGCCAAGCCGACGCCGTTGCCTCGGCGGACCCGACCGATGTGATCCACTGGCAAGACCTCGCCGGCCGACTCGACGATGCGTTGTTGAGCCTCGGCCGTGCCGATCGCACCGCGCTCACGCTGCGGTACTTCGAGAACCGTCCCGTCGCGGACATCGCTCATTGCCTTCGGCTCAAGCCCAACGCCGCGCGGCAACGTCTGCATCGTGCGTTGGGCCGGCTCCGCGACGTGCTCGAACGGCGAGGCGTCGCGCTCAGCACGACCACGCTCGGGAGCTTGCTCACCGCCCACGTCGCCACCGCGGCACCCACCACTGTCATCGCTCAGGCCGCCACGATCGCCGCGGCCGGCAGCACCGCCCACACGGTCGCTTCCACATCGGCCGTTGCACTTTCCAAAGGAACATTTGCCATGCTCAACGCCAAACTTCTTGTCGTTTCCGCCGCCGGTATCGCCGGCGTCGCCGCCTTCACCGGCACCGTCATCGCCACACAAGACCCCGTGCCAGCCGTTGCCGCGGTCGAGCCGCTACCGGCTGAACCGAACACCGACCGCTATTCGGTGATGAACAACCCGGCGGTCGTGGTCGCCACCGTGCCCCGCGCCGGCGACACGGCCGTCGATCCGACGCTCGACGAAATCCGCGTCACTTTCAGCAAGCCCATGGTGTCGGACAGCTACTCGTTCGCCCAGGTCAGCGACGACAGCTTTCCCGAGACGACCGGCAAGCCGAGGTACATCGCTCAGGATCAGACGTTCGTGCTCCCGGTGAAGCTCGAGCCGAACACGAGCTACGTGCTTCGTCTCAACTACCCGCCGTTCAACGCGTTCACCGACGAGACGAAGATCAAAGCCGAGCCGTACCTGTTGATCTTCGAGACCGCCGGCGAGTGA
- a CDS encoding DUF4159 domain-containing protein — translation MRVTWLMVCWVFLVATPAFAADPEKVDRAIQRGVAFLYTKQKADGRIDDVPARNEPERHKVTGGQWGGHTALATYTLLACGEDPQSRRIQRSVDWLIEADIIGTYALGMRASVWPYMPKTDKYKQAALKDAQLLLAATQGLTATGQPVRGNQGVKRNLGLYDYLGDESERVDMSVSQYGVLGMWAVSEFVEIPPAYWRIVQDAWLSWQQPSGGWAYSGHPRAEKPVVASMTTAGIATLFLTQDMIPDRNAGRCNGNRSNPAIDKAMDLLASNFPQIVGDAPMNDFGIYGAATGRQNLYTLYGVERIGVASGLKYFGEYDWYQAGAEHILSLQEPNGGWGSTVNTSFALLFLARGREPVMMNKLEYTLTPPRGKEVEARWNQRPRDVANAVRYTGSRAERTLNWQIIDINAGDVGDLHDAPILYISGDQPLFLNDEQKDKIRQYLLEGGMLVANPDCNNGGFKRSVMTLATELFPDQPWDWRTLPPNHPIYTEQQFKAANWKRRPNMQGLSNGVRELVLLLPNDLARTWQTDVSLRKEEDFQLAANLYLYAIDKTQTFYKGDTYLVEKNTRKPTKQITVGRVKYNGNWNPEPAGWEQFANVMHNEHRTELVVETVVAADLDAEKYPVVHMTGTGPISDEQLVAALKTYVDAGGVLIADAAGGDSDFATSFEKTMGKTFGADATDALANLLLADHAVYGGEVMDVGYRSFAQARLTGSLDRPALRGYEIDGKLAVVYSPLDLSAGLLGAPVDGVNGYRPESAQDLMAAIIKHVAAD, via the coding sequence ATGCGAGTGACTTGGCTGATGGTTTGTTGGGTGTTTCTGGTCGCCACCCCCGCGTTCGCCGCCGATCCGGAAAAGGTCGACAGGGCGATTCAGCGCGGTGTGGCGTTTCTCTACACCAAGCAGAAAGCCGACGGCCGGATCGATGACGTGCCCGCGCGGAACGAGCCCGAGCGTCACAAGGTTACCGGTGGGCAGTGGGGCGGCCACACCGCGCTCGCGACCTATACATTGCTCGCCTGTGGCGAGGACCCACAGAGCCGACGAATCCAACGCTCGGTCGACTGGCTGATCGAGGCCGACATCATCGGCACCTATGCGTTGGGCATGCGTGCGTCGGTCTGGCCGTACATGCCAAAGACCGACAAGTACAAGCAAGCCGCGCTCAAGGACGCCCAACTTCTCCTCGCCGCGACACAGGGGCTCACCGCAACGGGCCAGCCTGTCCGCGGCAACCAGGGCGTTAAACGAAATCTGGGCCTATACGACTACCTCGGCGACGAAAGCGAACGCGTGGACATGTCCGTGAGTCAGTACGGCGTGCTGGGGATGTGGGCTGTGAGCGAGTTCGTCGAAATCCCGCCTGCGTATTGGCGGATCGTCCAGGACGCGTGGCTCAGTTGGCAGCAGCCCAGCGGAGGTTGGGCGTACAGCGGGCATCCACGCGCGGAGAAGCCCGTCGTTGCCAGCATGACCACCGCCGGTATCGCGACGCTGTTCCTGACGCAGGACATGATCCCCGATCGCAACGCCGGCCGGTGCAACGGCAATCGCTCGAACCCGGCCATCGATAAGGCGATGGACCTTCTGGCTTCCAACTTTCCGCAGATCGTCGGCGACGCACCGATGAATGACTTCGGCATCTACGGCGCGGCGACCGGGCGGCAGAACCTCTACACGCTCTACGGCGTCGAGCGCATCGGCGTCGCATCGGGGCTGAAGTACTTCGGCGAGTACGACTGGTATCAGGCGGGCGCGGAGCACATCCTTTCCCTGCAAGAACCCAACGGCGGCTGGGGAAGCACGGTGAACACCTCGTTCGCCTTGCTGTTTCTCGCGCGCGGCCGAGAGCCGGTGATGATGAACAAGCTCGAGTACACCCTCACGCCGCCGCGTGGCAAGGAAGTCGAAGCTCGCTGGAATCAACGACCCCGCGACGTCGCCAACGCCGTTCGATACACCGGTAGCCGCGCCGAGCGCACGCTCAACTGGCAGATCATCGACATCAACGCCGGCGACGTCGGTGACCTCCACGACGCGCCGATCCTCTATATCTCCGGTGACCAACCGCTCTTCCTCAACGACGAGCAGAAGGACAAGATCCGCCAGTACCTGCTCGAGGGCGGCATGCTCGTGGCCAACCCCGACTGCAACAACGGGGGCTTCAAGCGGTCGGTCATGACGCTGGCGACGGAGCTGTTCCCCGACCAGCCGTGGGATTGGCGCACGCTTCCGCCGAACCACCCGATCTACACCGAGCAACAGTTCAAGGCCGCCAACTGGAAGCGCCGCCCGAACATGCAGGGGCTCTCCAACGGCGTGCGCGAACTCGTGTTGCTCCTGCCCAACGACCTTGCTCGTACCTGGCAGACCGACGTGTCGCTCCGCAAGGAGGAAGACTTCCAACTCGCGGCCAACCTGTACCTTTACGCCATCGACAAGACCCAAACGTTCTACAAGGGCGACACGTACCTGGTCGAGAAGAACACCCGCAAGCCCACCAAACAGATCACGGTCGGGCGGGTCAAGTACAACGGCAACTGGAACCCTGAGCCGGCCGGGTGGGAGCAGTTCGCCAACGTGATGCACAACGAGCATCGCACCGAGCTCGTGGTCGAAACAGTCGTCGCAGCCGACCTCGATGCGGAGAAGTATCCGGTCGTTCACATGACCGGCACCGGCCCGATCTCCGACGAGCAACTCGTCGCCGCGCTGAAGACCTACGTCGACGCCGGTGGAGTACTGATCGCCGATGCGGCCGGCGGTGACAGCGACTTCGCGACGAGCTTCGAGAAGACGATGGGTAAGACCTTCGGTGCCGACGCGACCGACGCATTGGCCAACCTGTTGCTCGCGGACCACGCGGTCTATGGCGGCGAGGTGATGGACGTCGGGTACCGTTCGTTCGCCCAGGCCCGCCTCACCGGTAGCCTCGATCGTCCGGCCCTTCGCGGCTACGAGATCGACGGCAAGCTCGCCGTCGTGTACAGCCCGCTCGACCTCAGTGCCGGCCTGCTCGGTGCTCCCGTGGACGGGGTCAACGGCTATCGCCCCGAGTCGGCCCAGGACTTGATGGCCGCGATCATCAAACACGTCGCGGCGGACTGA
- the sppA gene encoding signal peptide peptidase SppA produces the protein MSDSNSGPIDPRQAFGDVPPPPPGNALRPPQPPMPPRPPMGPPPFLQGPPPKQRGNIGSAILTSCATVLFAVSLFGNVLFLGFILLGYFASKSIDPVDLQIIQTTAYEGGRSKIAVIPIEGIITNDKANDVRAFLNRARQDPNVKAIVLSIDSPGGGVTPSDEIYADILQYKADTGDYVVAHLNGLAASGGYYVACAADEIVAQRTTLTGSIGVLLQRYDLTGLSDKVGIADGSIVSTGAAYKTTGDPFSQLTTDEREYLTSVIDDSFTTFKTVVTAARQPAMNSAGASIDEVANGKIFSSDQAQKLGLIDVQGYRADAYARAEAGAGINNATVIRYDMPVSPFEGLLGVDAPIGGKAGLNIELGGDLIDELTTPRLLYLWRGN, from the coding sequence ATGAGCGACAGCAACTCCGGACCGATCGATCCGCGTCAGGCGTTTGGCGATGTCCCGCCACCGCCGCCGGGCAATGCGCTGCGGCCACCCCAGCCCCCGATGCCCCCGCGCCCACCGATGGGCCCGCCACCATTTCTGCAGGGCCCGCCGCCCAAGCAGCGTGGCAACATCGGCAGCGCGATCCTTACCAGCTGCGCGACCGTGCTCTTCGCCGTCTCGCTCTTCGGTAACGTGCTTTTCCTCGGCTTCATCCTCCTCGGCTACTTCGCGTCGAAGAGCATCGACCCGGTTGATTTGCAGATCATTCAGACGACGGCTTACGAGGGCGGTCGGTCGAAGATCGCGGTGATCCCGATCGAGGGCATCATCACCAACGACAAGGCGAACGATGTTCGGGCGTTCCTCAACCGCGCCCGTCAGGACCCCAACGTGAAGGCCATCGTCCTGAGCATCGACAGCCCCGGCGGCGGCGTGACGCCGAGCGACGAAATCTACGCGGACATTCTTCAGTACAAGGCCGACACCGGGGATTACGTTGTGGCCCATTTGAACGGCCTCGCCGCCAGCGGTGGGTACTACGTCGCTTGCGCCGCCGACGAGATCGTTGCCCAGCGCACGACCCTCACCGGCAGCATCGGCGTGCTCCTGCAACGCTACGACCTGACCGGCCTATCGGATAAGGTCGGCATCGCTGACGGCTCCATCGTGTCGACCGGGGCTGCCTACAAGACGACCGGCGATCCGTTCTCCCAACTCACGACCGACGAACGTGAATATCTCACCAGCGTGATCGACGATTCTTTCACGACGTTCAAGACCGTGGTGACCGCCGCCCGTCAGCCGGCTATGAATAGCGCCGGCGCGTCGATTGACGAAGTTGCGAATGGCAAGATTTTCAGCTCCGATCAGGCCCAGAAGCTCGGGCTGATCGACGTCCAGGGATATCGCGCCGATGCCTACGCCCGTGCCGAGGCGGGTGCCGGGATCAACAACGCGACGGTGATCCGCTACGACATGCCGGTGTCGCCGTTCGAGGGGTTGCTCGGTGTCGATGCACCCATCGGCGGCAAGGCCGGCCTGAACATCGAACTCGGCGGCGATCTCATCGACGAGCTCACGACCCCACGCCTGCTCTACCTTTGGCGGGGTAACTGA
- the queF gene encoding preQ(1) synthase produces the protein MSVLTEAQVADPKSILDTFDSPRPGRGFEIRFEFPEFTSMCPVTGQPDFATVTVIYVPDQKCVEMKSLKLYFLAFRNKGMFYEAVTNQILDDLVDVVKPASMTVIGDFAVRGGTKGIVTVTHPSAG, from the coding sequence ATGTCGGTGTTGACCGAGGCACAGGTTGCCGACCCGAAGTCGATTCTGGACACGTTCGATTCGCCGCGGCCGGGGCGTGGGTTTGAAATCCGCTTTGAGTTTCCCGAGTTCACGAGCATGTGCCCCGTGACGGGCCAGCCGGACTTCGCGACGGTCACCGTGATCTACGTCCCGGACCAAAAATGCGTCGAGATGAAGTCGCTGAAGTTGTACTTCCTCGCGTTCCGCAACAAGGGGATGTTCTACGAGGCGGTGACGAACCAGATCCTCGACGACCTCGTAGACGTGGTAAAACCGGCGTCGATGACGGTCATCGGTGATTTCGCGGTGCGGGGCGGTACCAAGGGAATCGTCACGGTGACGCATCCATCGGCCGGGTAG
- a CDS encoding exonuclease domain-containing protein has product MPISLMDQLADVPVAVVDVETTGSSAYYGDRVTEVGIAIWRGGACVETYQQLINPCRRINPGVVALTGITDAMVADQPTFREIADDVSALMTDCVVVGHNVRFDLSFLDKEYVLAGQSIESAWGRSAVLDTVKIARKRFGRGGNGLQRLAARFEIDPGSAHRALSDAITTGHVLGHLLAPIGGWRLPVVDVLELQGGSVPLSREATRQEPATSTLPLELAEALQSRCAVRMEYLDARKRRTERVIEPMDVKRNRNNPEDDTLVCFCHLRNEMRTFKLARIVSITRVT; this is encoded by the coding sequence ATGCCGATTTCGTTGATGGATCAACTTGCGGATGTGCCGGTCGCTGTCGTGGATGTCGAGACGACCGGGAGCAGTGCGTACTACGGGGACCGGGTGACCGAGGTCGGTATCGCGATCTGGCGGGGCGGGGCGTGCGTCGAGACATACCAACAGTTGATCAACCCGTGTCGGCGGATCAACCCGGGCGTCGTCGCGCTCACCGGTATCACCGACGCGATGGTCGCGGACCAGCCGACTTTCCGCGAGATTGCCGACGACGTGTCGGCGTTGATGACCGATTGCGTGGTGGTCGGGCACAACGTTCGTTTTGATCTCTCGTTTCTCGACAAGGAGTATGTACTGGCCGGCCAGAGCATCGAGTCGGCATGGGGCCGGTCGGCCGTGCTGGACACGGTGAAGATCGCCCGCAAGCGGTTCGGCCGCGGCGGCAACGGGTTGCAGCGGTTGGCCGCGCGGTTCGAGATCGATCCGGGCTCCGCGCACCGCGCGCTCTCGGACGCGATTACGACGGGGCACGTTCTGGGTCACCTGCTCGCACCGATCGGCGGCTGGCGGTTGCCGGTGGTTGACGTGCTCGAGTTGCAGGGCGGCTCGGTGCCGTTGAGCCGGGAGGCGACGCGCCAAGAGCCGGCCACATCGACGTTGCCCCTGGAACTCGCCGAGGCGTTGCAGTCCCGATGCGCGGTGCGAATGGAGTACCTGGACGCGCGGAAGCGAAGAACCGAACGGGTCATCGAGCCGATGGACGTGAAGCGCAACCGCAACAACCCCGAGGACGACACGCTCGTGTGCTTCTGTCACCTGCGTAACGAAATGCGGACGTTCAAGCTGGCGCGGATCGTGTCGATCACGCGGGTGACGTGA